A stretch of the Massilia sp. W12 genome encodes the following:
- the gltA gene encoding citrate synthase, whose amino-acid sequence MNKSETKATLSFSDGSPSIEFPIYKGTIGPDVIDIRKLYGETGKFTYDPGFMSTASCNSAITYIDGDKGELLYRGYPIEQLAVNCDFLETCYLLLNGELPNATEKNDFVKTVTYHTMVHEQMQFFFRGFRRDAHPMSVLVGTVGALASFYHDSLDINDPHHRRVSAIRLIAKMPTLVAMAHKYSMGQPFVYPRNDLSYTANFMRMMFATPCEEYKVNDVLVRALDRILILHADHEQNASTSTVRLSGSSGANPFACIAAGIACLWGPAHGGANEAALNMLRDIGSVDKIGEFVKKVKDKSSGVKLMGFGHRVYKNYDPRAKLMRETCHEVLAELGLENDPQFKLAMALEKIALEDDYFVQRKLYPNVDFYSGIVQSALGIPVQLFTGIFAMARTVGWIAQWNEMISDPEQKIGRPRQLFSGSPVRNVPPMSERK is encoded by the coding sequence ATGAACAAATCCGAGACCAAAGCAACCCTGTCGTTTTCTGACGGCAGCCCCTCGATAGAATTTCCGATTTACAAGGGAACCATCGGCCCGGATGTGATCGATATTCGCAAGTTGTACGGCGAAACCGGTAAATTCACCTATGACCCGGGCTTTATGTCCACCGCCTCCTGTAATTCCGCCATCACCTATATCGATGGCGACAAGGGCGAATTGCTGTATCGCGGTTATCCGATCGAACAGCTGGCCGTAAATTGCGATTTCCTCGAAACCTGCTACCTCTTGCTTAATGGCGAACTGCCGAACGCCACTGAAAAGAATGATTTCGTCAAGACCGTCACCTATCACACCATGGTGCACGAGCAGATGCAATTCTTCTTCCGTGGTTTCCGTCGCGATGCGCACCCGATGTCGGTGCTGGTCGGCACTGTGGGCGCGCTGGCTTCCTTCTACCACGATTCGCTGGATATCAATGACCCGCACCATCGCCGCGTTTCCGCGATCCGTTTGATCGCCAAGATGCCGACTTTGGTGGCGATGGCGCATAAATACTCGATGGGCCAGCCTTTCGTGTATCCGCGCAATGACCTGTCTTACACCGCCAACTTCATGCGTATGATGTTCGCCACCCCGTGCGAAGAATACAAAGTGAATGATGTGCTGGTGCGCGCGCTGGATCGTATCCTGATCCTGCACGCTGATCACGAACAAAACGCTTCCACCTCGACCGTGCGCCTGTCCGGCTCCAGCGGCGCGAATCCTTTCGCCTGTATCGCCGCCGGCATCGCCTGTCTGTGGGGCCCGGCGCACGGCGGCGCGAATGAAGCCGCACTGAACATGCTGCGCGATATTGGCAGCGTGGACAAGATTGGCGAATTCGTCAAAAAAGTGAAAGACAAGAGCTCGGGCGTGAAGCTGATGGGTTTTGGCCACCGCGTGTACAAGAACTACGACCCGCGCGCCAAGCTGATGCGCGAAACCTGCCACGAAGTGCTGGCCGAGCTGGGTCTGGAAAACGATCCGCAATTCAAGCTCGCGATGGCATTGGAAAAGATTGCGTTGGAAGACGATTACTTCGTACAACGCAAGCTGTATCCGAACGTCGATTTCTACTCCGGCATCGTGCAATCCGCACTGGGCATTCCGGTACAACTGTTCACCGGCATTTTCGCCATGGCGCGCACCGTGGGTTGGATCGCGCAATGGAATGAAATGATTTCCGATCCGGAACAGAAAATCGGCCGTCCGCGTCAATTGTTCTCCGGCTCGCCGGTGCGCAATGTGCCGCCGATGTCTGAGCGCAAATAA
- a CDS encoding succinate dehydrogenase assembly factor 2 has translation MQERHQDDATRRARLRWRARRGLLENDLILTRFLDAHELELSDEDVGALSQLLDLSDNQLLDLLLARCAPEGTLATPSVLRLLTRLQAA, from the coding sequence ATGCAAGAACGCCACCAGGATGATGCAACCCGTCGCGCGCGACTGCGCTGGCGCGCGCGGCGCGGTTTGCTCGAAAATGACCTGATTCTGACCCGCTTTCTGGACGCACACGAGTTGGAGCTGTCGGATGAGGATGTGGGGGCGCTGTCCCAATTGCTCGACCTGTCTGATAACCAATTGCTGGATTTGCTGCTTGCACGGTGTGCGCCGGAAGGGACACTGGCCACGCCGTCAGTGTTGCGCCTGCTGACGCGTTTGCAGGCGGCGTAA